In Dyadobacter subterraneus, a single genomic region encodes these proteins:
- a CDS encoding acyltransferase family protein — protein sequence MDNNKLGTKPHYQILDGLRGVAAIIVVFFHLTEPLASSHLDNVINHGYLAVDFFFLLSGFVIGYAYDDRWDKLTIGGFFRRRFERLQPLVVLGMTLGAIGFYFTDSTIWPLIHTVPLWKLIVVMLIGYTILPIPLSMDIRGWQEMHPLNSVGWSLFFEYIANILYALGIRKLSNKALAFFVVLAGALLLHFAVTNTNGDVTGGWTLNAEHMRVGITRTLFPFFAGLLLSRVSKPVYIKNAFLWSSLLVAGVLLMPRIGGAQHLWMNGLYEAFCIIIVFPLIVYIGASGVVHHQTENKLCQYLGNLSYPLYMTHYVLVYFYVAWVSNYKGITLYQACSYALLTFSGAILLAYASLKLYDEPVRAWLRKKVK from the coding sequence TGGTATTCTTTCACCTTACAGAGCCACTAGCCAGCAGCCATCTTGATAATGTTATTAACCACGGTTATCTGGCCGTTGATTTTTTCTTTTTGCTTTCCGGCTTTGTCATTGGATATGCCTATGACGACAGATGGGACAAATTAACCATCGGAGGTTTTTTTCGGCGCCGGTTCGAACGGCTGCAGCCGCTCGTTGTGTTGGGTATGACGCTGGGCGCCATAGGTTTTTACTTCACCGACTCTACCATCTGGCCGCTTATTCATACCGTTCCTTTGTGGAAATTGATCGTGGTTATGCTGATAGGTTATACAATTTTGCCCATCCCGCTTTCTATGGACATACGCGGCTGGCAGGAAATGCATCCGCTCAATAGTGTTGGCTGGTCATTATTTTTTGAATACATAGCCAATATTCTTTATGCGCTGGGTATACGGAAATTATCTAATAAAGCCTTAGCGTTTTTTGTAGTGTTGGCAGGTGCACTACTTTTGCATTTTGCGGTTACTAATACCAACGGAGACGTTACAGGTGGCTGGACACTGAATGCTGAGCACATGCGTGTTGGGATAACGCGCACCTTGTTTCCTTTTTTTGCAGGTCTGCTTTTATCGCGCGTATCTAAGCCGGTCTATATCAAAAATGCTTTTTTGTGGAGTAGTCTTCTGGTTGCAGGTGTTTTGCTTATGCCCAGAATTGGCGGTGCACAGCACCTTTGGATGAATGGTTTGTACGAAGCTTTTTGCATTATTATTGTTTTTCCGCTCATTGTATATATCGGCGCCAGCGGTGTAGTGCATCATCAAACGGAAAATAAACTTTGTCAGTATCTTGGCAATCTTTCTTATCCCTTATACATGACGCACTATGTGCTTGTCTACTTTTACGTGGCATGGGTAAGCAATTACAAAGGCATTACTTTATATCAGGCTTGTTCCTATGCGCTGCTCACTTTTTCCGGGGCTATCCTGTTGGCATACGCAAGTTTAAAGCTGTACGATGAACCGGTGAGGGCTTGGCTACGAAAAAAAGTAAAATAG